Proteins from a genomic interval of Aureimonas sp. AU20:
- a CDS encoding recombinase family protein, with amino-acid sequence MARIGYARVSTADQDLTLQVERLKAAGCTIVRSEKQSGKSMAGRDELETVLQFLREGDELVVVRLDRLGRSTRDVLNIVHDLDKAGASLRVLDPELTTSGDLGRIVVTVLGMVAEMEHRFILERQRAGIEAAKQRGIYKGRPRTAPNAEIRRRRAAGEGVTDIARALKVSRMTVYRALAPEGGEAAAGDGAGDGAPAPAAAPASPPPPAASPASPARTRRPPRRASPA; translated from the coding sequence ATGGCTCGAATCGGATATGCCCGCGTCAGCACCGCCGACCAGGACCTGACGCTTCAGGTGGAGCGGCTGAAGGCGGCGGGCTGCACCATCGTCCGCTCCGAAAAGCAGTCCGGCAAGTCGATGGCCGGGCGGGACGAGCTGGAGACGGTCCTTCAGTTCCTGCGTGAGGGGGACGAACTCGTCGTGGTGCGGCTCGACCGACTCGGGCGCTCGACGCGCGACGTGCTGAACATCGTCCACGATCTCGACAAGGCCGGGGCTTCGCTGAGGGTCCTCGATCCCGAACTCACCACCAGCGGCGATCTCGGCCGCATCGTCGTCACCGTGCTCGGCATGGTGGCGGAGATGGAGCATCGCTTCATTCTGGAGCGCCAGCGCGCCGGCATCGAGGCCGCCAAGCAGCGCGGCATCTACAAGGGCCGCCCGCGCACCGCGCCCAATGCCGAGATCCGCCGCCGCCGCGCGGCCGGGGAGGGCGTGACCGACATCGCCCGCGCGCTCAAGGTCTCGCGCATGACGGTCTATCGTGCGCTGGCGCCGGAGGGCGGGGAGGCCGCGGCGGGGGATGGGGCGGGGGATGGGGCTCCCGCGCCCGCCGCCGCGCCGGCCTCGCCCCCGCCGCCAGCTGCCTCGCCGGCTTCTCCCGCGCGCACCCGCCGCCCGCCGCGCCGGGCTTCTCCTGCCTGA